Genomic segment of Pochonia chlamydosporia 170 chromosome 1, whole genome shotgun sequence:
GGGGGCCAGACAGCGCTCGGCGATGCGGTCCAAGACCCAATCGTGGGCGAGAGGTTACGTCTTACGCACCAGAAAACGCCCAAAGGTTACGGCCACTTCGGTATAGAGCCAAAAAATTAATAACAAGGCCCCTCAAAAACTGGACTGACGTCTACTTCCTTTTTGTTACATGGAAATGGAATGTGACTGGATTCCATATTAAAAGAGTTGCCCTTCCCGCTACCCCCCCTCGTTAATTTGTTTTTGTCTTGGTATGTCATACGGATCATCCTCACACCAACCTGCCCTGGTCATAGCTCTTGTCTCTCTGACTGCCACGTTTTGCCCTGCTCGTACGCTGGGGACAAAGTGTCGATTATAATTCCAGGCACACAAAAAGGAATAGAAGTTGCTAACCGGGGGAAATTTCAGCACCGTTTAGGAAAGGGGGAACTCACAAAATAGTTGATTAAAAACGAACATTGTGTGTCGTTTTCAACATACCCACCAACAAAACACATTTCATCATCACTTACACACACAAGATGGCACCATCAGCAGTCTCGCCGCAACAGCGACCCGTCGACTCTGGCGCTGTACAGCCTCCCTCCGGGGGAAACTTCACCGGCTACGACCACGTAACCTGGTGGGTAGGCAACGCCAAGCAAGCAGCGGCCTACTACGTCAACCTCTTTGGCTTCAAGCACATTGCGTACCGGGGCCTCGAGACGGGCAGCCGGTACTTTGCGTCGTACGTCGTGGCCAACAACGACGTGCGCTTCGTCTTCACGTCGCCGCTGCGCTCGGCGGTCCACCTGCCCGCCGACGAGGCCATCAGCCCcgaggacaagaagctcCTGGACGAGATGTACGCGCACCTGGAGCGGCACGGCGACGCCGTCAAGGACGTGGCCTTTGAGGTCGACAACGTAGAGGGCGTGTACCACAAGGCCGTCAAGGAGGGCGCCGTCGCGGTGCAAGGCCCGACGCAGTTCCAGGACGAGGAGCACGGCTCCGTCACCACAGCCGTCATCTGCACATACGGCGACACGACGCACACGCTCATCAACCGCGGCTCATACACCGGCCCTTTCCTCCCGGGCTTCAGGGAGGGCAAGAAGTCCACCGCCAGCGTGTCCCTGCCGGACGTGAAGCTCGCGCGTATCGACCACTGCGTCGGCAACCAGGACTGGAACGAGATGGTCTCCGCGTGCGCCTTCTACGAGCAGTGCCTGTCCTTCCACCGCTTCTGGTCCGTCGACGACAAGCAAATCTGCACAGAGTTCTCTGCCCTGTCGTCCATCGTCATGGCGTCCCCCAACAACCTCGTCAAGATGCCCATCAACGAGCCTGCcgcgggaaagaagaagtcccAGATCGAGGAGTacgtcatcttcaactcggGCGCCGGCGTCCAGCACATTGCCCTGCTCACGCCGAGCATCATTGACGCAGTTACTGCTCTGAGGGCCAGGGGCGTCGAGTTCATCAACGTCCCGCAGACGTACTACGACACCATGCGCCAGCGGCTCAAGACGGAGAAGCGCAACTGGGAGCTCAAGGAGGACCTGGACACCATTCAGCGACTGAACATTCTTATTGATTACGATGAGGGCGGCTacttgctgcagctgttcaCGAAGCCGTTGATGGATCGTCCTACCGTCTTTATTGAGATTATTCAGCGTAATGAGTTTGAGGGCTTTGGCGCTGGTAACTTTAAGAGTTTGTTTGAGGCGATTGAGCGTGAGCAGGCGGAGAGAGGGAACCTGTAAATGGTGGGGGAAATGTGGgtgaaagaaaaaaaagtggAGGAGAGTATCCGTCTTGACAGTTGGACGAGGTGCGAGGTTGAAAGAGATTCCAATGTTGGGTCTCGTTTCATTTtcattttgtttttgctggGAGGAGtcagtcatcatcgtctttATTAATCACGCATGCATGGAATGAGCCCGCGACGAGTTATGTTTGTCGTCTTAGTTTACGTCTTGGGTACAACTGAGTTGTCCTTGAGGTTCTTGCGAGTAGATTCTGCAAGAACAATTCTCCATACAATCAATAAAAATTGGAAACTATCAATACAGCATCTCTAGGTGCGCCGTCTTTGTTTGACGTCCAGTCTCTTCTGTTGACTGTGTTGCCTGAGACCACCCTGTTGTCCATCCCAATGGAGTTTGCCAACATCGAAAGTTCCACACAACAAGGCAGATGACCGTGCTTTCGTCTTTCAAGCCGCCATTACCGTGTGGTACTCGTCCGGCTATTGCATGGCCATTCCCGACAAGGATAAAATGGAAGATTCAGAGCTCATACGTTACAAGTGACCAAATTGCAACAAGGCTAATTCCTGCAATCATTGTGAGCAAGACATTGTGTGGCACGGCATGATAGCAGCAATTAATCCAAGATAAAACCACCCGTCGAGTATCAGATATATCACATTTACCAAGTATCTGTCCCCCGACACCGGCTGCAATTATACACAGCATTAAAACAAAGCGTGTTCAATGTCCCACCAGTCTTGATGGGAGATCAACACCTCCCAAATTCTGTCTGCATTTTGTCTCCTACTCCGCACGCCTTAGCTCGTATCGCTTCCCAACCCATCCATGCAATAATAAATACCAAAAAAAATCCCATAATCCCGCTAGTTTTGCTCCCAAGATGAAATCCGCAAAGTTAAACCAATTCGCCTAGGCGTCTACCTCCATCGCCCCGTTTGTTTGATGTGTGTATCCATTGCCGTTCGTGGCTGCAAAGTCGCTGTGGACGTTGCTCTGGCACCCCGGGCAATTATGTATGATTTCGTGCGCAAACACATCGCAATCAATGCAAAAATGATTACCGCACACTTCACATGCATACCTGCCACTTTCACTGACGCCTTTCGCCTTTGAATGGTGCGATTCCTCTTTGGACTTACCCCCATCGACCTTGTTCTTTGGCGGCTCTGGAAATGGACACAAGCATGAGAAGCACGCGCTTGACCTTGTGGCGTCAGCCCATGAGACCTCAACCCAGTTTCTCAGAGGGAAGAGATGGTGATACGACCGAGCCAAATGTGTGGACAGAATGAGGGTCAGTCCGCAGGCAGGGCATTCCGCAGGTAGCCGGCATACACGCGCCCAACATCTCGTGCAATTATATCCCTCCCTCTGTGGTTTGCTATGACAGGCGCAAAAGCTAATAGCCCCTCCCGGTGCGAGAGTCCGTGACGGAAatcccatcatcaacaaacttGCAGTGTTCTGTTCCTTCGTCCTTGTCACCGGTGGTGTCGTACTGGCAAGAAATAAATCTCTAAAGTGGACTTCATCCATGGCAACATTGTATTGGGAGTCATCTCCTGCATTCGTTTTTGAGCACAAGTCCGCGCAAATGGCGACTTGTGCGGAAAGACCGACGATGGAGACCCGTATCTTGTCCGTGATGAGATTGGCAATCGTTTCGTGAATATCTCCAGGGTCGCTCGACAATAAGGCGCCATAAATAATGAGAACTTCTCGAGTTCCGTGTGAAGGTGCGTGACTACAACAGATGAAATTAGCATGCTGTCGTCCCCGGCAGCGTTGCAGAAAACAAACTCACAAAAGTGCGCCGCGGCACATCTCCAGCGCATTCTGCAAACTAGGATTCCCCTGGGGATCTTGCCCTTCCACTGCTTTCAACCGCTCGATATGATCTGCAGGATTACCACTGAGGTCACTTATCCTCACAGCCACACCATCCCTCATGCCAAGAATGCCCAGCTGCGAGATGGGGTTCTGCTCAAAATACTCCTTGACAAACGCCAGCGCGTAGCTTATCGTTAGCCTGTACCGCGTAGGAAGCAGGTCCTTCTCCGTCATGGCAAACGACATATCCAAGACCAAAATCATGTGCCGTATGATACCTCGCTGGAGAGGAGTGGTGTCACGCATCAACCGCCGGCGCTTCTCCGCCTCCAACAGTGAGAGATTGAGCATGCCATCTTGGTCCTCCTCGGGCAAGTTTAGTTCCCACGATCTTTTAGACTTCTCCCAGGCTTGTTCGccatttttcttcttccgcttCGATCGGGAGGGTTTGCTGCGCGATGAGGGGCCTTCGTCGTCGGTCACTTGGTGATCAACCAGTTCATCGTCCGACATGTCGTCCGCGACGAATTCGCCGTCAGAgtcggccatgatgggctGTCGACACCTCTATCGAACTTTCTGTCGTTTGGGATCGCAGCTACGACGCAGATTTGATTCTGCACAGCCCACTTTGTCGTCCTCTGGCTGcgctggtggtgatttgaGGTAACATGCACAGTCAAGAAAAGAGCGAGGCTACCAATGCGTGAAGTTGCAGCCTCGTacctccaactccaccaaGCTCGGACATGGGAAGCTCCAGCAACCAATTAAAGTCGCCAGCACCTTAAGTGCTCCTACATCCGCCTCAGCTCACCAATTTTGTTTACCAAGGTAAATAACAACTCAGTTTAAATTCAAGTCGAATGCAGACCGGCAGTTTGATTAAACAGTTCTTTAATACACATTATATCGCTACATCGGGGTATACTACGGAGTCGTATCTAAAACAGCCTTGGAGAACTTGCATTCACCATAGCTCATCGAAGGCAATTGATCCTGGCCCATTTTCACCATGTCgcatctcatctccaaaaGAACCCAGCATCGTTATTCTTCATCCACCACGACTTTCGTCATTCGGTGCCGCGTGAAGACCAACTCTCAAGGTAAGCATTAACTAAGCCCGTTTCTAGGATATCCAATCACTTTGCCACGCATGGAAGAGTGTTGGAACAGAAATAATTCGGATAGTTCGTCATGCAAAAGCGTCCCCAAAATAATAATAGCCTCGTATTTCGCCATCAAAACATGCGTTCGTCGTTCGACCATCGACTAAGTCGTCGATTTTAAAAgagagatgaagaagatgaacaTAGATATGCTTCCGCCGTTTAACGCCACATCCggaaaaagagaaagaaataaACTAGCAAAAGACACAATGTTGCCAGCTCATCAGTCGTACTGACCACTGGGTTGCATGGGCCAGTCGTCTTCGGTAATGCTGGACCAGAAGATCCAAACGGCCACAACGGAGAGCAGAGTAAAGAGTGTCTCAAATAAGGCTCCATCAATCTTGCCGCTGGTGCCATCGCAAATGTACTTGCTAATGGCATAGTTGAATACTTGGCCAATGGCAAAAagtacagcagcagcagcaaggtaAATCATGGGCCGAATCTCTCCGAGGATTCGAAGGACCAAGATGGTTTCCAAAACGAAGAAGGCGACAAGGAAAATAAGCGGCACTAGCTGGTATAAAACATAGAGGGCGATGTTTCGGTTTGGCAGGTCATAGCTACTATCCCAGTAGCCGGTCCACTTGAGGCCAGTGTCCAGAGCGATATATCCAGTTCCAACAAATAAAACACCGGCAGAGAGTATCAGAAGGCCCATAGAGAGCGGAGTTCCGTCATCAATTAACTGATAACcaatgatggcgttgagCATTAGTATCCAGGTGGTCGCAATGATCATGCCAATGTGGATGGCACTGAAAACCTGAGGTGGTGTCAGCAACGGTAATATACTGGGCTCTACGACATGAAGAAAGAAAGATACGTACAACTCGAGCGGTTGAATTGAGGGGAAAACCACCGACTGAGAAGATTTCGCATATACTAATAAGAATGTATCCAGCCAGGAATAATTGCATTTCCCTGTAGCAACCAATTGTTAGCGGGATGGCACATGTATCAAGGCATGAAGGCGGAAAGGAGTTTTACCTGCGGCCGACAGctgctctttttctttcgGATCGTAACAGCAGCACTAGTGaagtggcaatggcagcgcCGCAGAGAATAATTGAGCCCAGGTTAGCCAAATGGCGGCCGTTGCTTAACGGGATTCCTTTGAGTTGGCATCCTCCCCAAGGACCATTTTGGTCGTGTCGAGGACCCGAAAATAGCTGCAACGTAATGGAAATCAGTGGAATGGCCCCTCGGGACAGCAATCGCCAGTAATGATAGCTCATCAGGTTGCCTGGGATATTTCGAATTTGACTCACATTACACACCGGCAAGGTGGAGTCCTTGCAGAAGTCCTGTTGAACCGAGTTAGCGACAGCACAATATGCAATTGGCCGATAAACCATGGGTATGGAAGGCATACGTCGAAGTTTCCAAAGTCAGTCGACCCCATTGTGACTACAGACGGTGTCGAGGCTCAGGCGATTATCACGTCCAAGGGTGGATCACAATGGGTTTGAGAATTGACCGTCGGCGGCGACCTTGGTCGGGATATGTGAGTTGTAAGTTTCGGTGCGCTGAGCGGTTGGTGAAGCTCCAAAGCCGCTCAACTGCGCAACGGTAACGCAAATCAGATCAATCGATGAGGTTGAGCGGTGATGCTTGACTGTGGCCCGCAGAGTTTGGAGGGAGGAGGCTGTTTGTTGCTGTCGAGGCTGACGAGTTGGTATTACGCGGACGGAGACAATGCCAAAATGTCGGAGGCGAGAGTAGGTAGAGACTGAATCGTGAAGTCGACAGACACGCCGTCGGGGCGATGGAAGCGTCGCGTATCGCCTAATTGACAATGTGGTGAGACGATCGACCAGCAAAGGGCTGTTGCTCCCTTGGTATCGAGACGTCGAGAAGTTCGGTGTGCGAACGAACGAGAGAGCGAGAGAGCAAGTCAGGTGTGGCGGAGGTTTCTTCGGAAACCAAATGGGCTTTGGGGAGTCTGGGGGTATAACAGGGCACAAGAGGTACTGGAGCGCCTTGTccagacttgacacttgacCAGATTGGACCGCTGGttggtcaaggtctggtggtgtctggtctgtaAGATGAGGCTGGGCAGGGGTGTGCAACCATGGGGGCAGCTTTGCGCATTTGAGCATTTGAGCATTGAATggggacttgacatggacccGACATGAGCTGGCGGGAGGGAGGCCAGggagggacatggaagatTGAACCATGACAGACTGCGGCAGCTTGAGCAACAGATCAGACTCCAATGTTCCTGCCCCCGGCGCAGTAGTGGCCgtggtacggagtacttgacCCACCACTAGCGTCCCTAGAACAAGGAACATTGCATTACAATTGTTCAAGCATGGAACAGGAGACGAACCTCAGATGGCATCTTGGACAACCATCTTGGACAACCCGACGCGGACGGTGGTCTGGATATGGAAATGGGAGTTACATCGACGGCTCAAATGAAAATTTGGGCATTTTTGTCGTCGCAACCTCCTCGCGTTCAATCAATGTTGGCTCTGCGCGTGGTGCTGTGCTCTAGGACACGACGTCTGTGGATTGGATTGGGCgggagaccagaccagaccagactagacctGACATCTGCAACAATCAAAACAAAGACTTCGGTGGTTCCAGACCAAGACTCTGACACTCCGCGGCCGAATAAATGGTCACCCGCATTTTAAACGGTTATATCTGAAGCATTCATGCGCTGTCTGTTGTCTGGAAGTGTGCAGCAACCACCAGCTACGCGGTTTTAATGACAGCATTTGATCTCTCTGGCTTCTCGGAGCCGGTTCTGGTCTGACTTGTGCATTGTGTGTCACAGTCTGACAAGGCCAACCAGAGGCCAACCAGTggccaaccagacttcaatgttcacaaTTCTTATTCTGAGTTGGCAGCTGGcggctttgatggctgggcCTTTTGGGGACAGGCACCAAGCACCAAGGATCAGACATCAATGCGAGGCCACGAGTGGCTGGGGTCGTGGCGTCTGGCCTTGGCAGCGCCCAGGTGCCCACGGCAACACGATTGGCTCGGCCGCATCCCCTCTGACCCTGGCTTTGTGCCCCTTGGCCCATCCCTCCTGCCCTCCTGCTCTCTCCCTCCACCCATCTTCCCTTGAGACATCACACATGTCCACCTTATCACCATGTCTCTGCTTCTAATATTAATCCGCCCCTCATCTTATTCCTGCTCTGCCCTGTCGCCTCGGCCACTTGCTTTGTGCCACGCACCACGCCATCTGCTAGATGGCCTTGGTTCATGCTTCCTCACGAGCGTGTTCGATCGGTGGGACTGGCCATCTCAATCAATGCTGCAGACAGTTCGACAAAGCAAGGCGACGAACGCAAATATGTCGTCTGCTAAAGATTTGATGCGATCGGCCGCTGGACCTCGTGTCCTTGAGTAGGGAACAGCCACTATTTCCTTTTGTGGCGACCCAACTGCCTCAACTGCTCGTACCGCACTCTGTACCACCCGGCATGAGCTGACATGAGCACCACAGAATGCTGCACTGCAGCCCATTCAGACATCTCTTTCTGGATGTTTCTCCCACCATGAAGAGGCGAGCCGCAGCTTGAAGCAGCCGCCCCCTGTCCCCGAGTCAATTCTTATTTGCAGAGACGAGGAATGCTACAATTCTGTGCAGAGACAGCATACTGAAGTTCCGTTCAACCAAAAGCCGTGGTCATACAAGGGGACATGGTGCAATGTCAAACCCAAGGGCAATATCTTTCCCTACCTCCTCATTCAAGCTTGCATGCAAACCACCCCAGAGACACTCACAGCTgcaggtacggagtacagaaCTTGAGGTCTTTCTCTGGTGTGGTTCCTCTTGCAGTCATGATTTGTAGCGCCTTCTGGGGCCACTCCAGACCCCAGGCACCACACCCGTGCCTGTAAACCCAGAGCCACATTCACTTGGAATGCAGAGTCAGGGAGCATGTGCAATGTGGTTGCACTACAGCGTGCTGGAGAGTTTTCGTCCCTTTCCAGTCCTCTTCGGCTCCGATTTGGAACCATGATCACTTTTATTGTCTCCATTATCAGCGACGTTTTCACTTCACAAAGGAGCATTGAGGGAGTAGCGAGATGACATGCGCATCGAATCGACGCATCATATCCCAGCAAACCCACCCGCTTGCTCAATTTAAAATTACCAGACCACCATTTTGACTTGCACCAAGCAAACTTGCCTTTGCGCTAGACAGGCATGGGCCGTCTTATCAAATTACGCTTCGGCCGCGTCCCTGGAACGGGCAATCCGATCCTCGAATAAGTTTGTTCTTCGATCCGATGACAATGGCTCATCCAACAGGACGTGTTCTGGTTGGCTCCTCTCGAGATTGTCGTGCTTTCATGTTTGCGCTATCATAACCAACCGAATCGAGGTTGAGGCTCTCAGTCTACAAGACGTAAGGATTCAATGCACATATAAGGGCTTGGCCCGTCATCACGCTACGGGGTAGGTTGTTTCGGCATCCTGACCAGTTCACCCATTGGCCGAAGTAAACCGAACAAAGTCCATTTGGTTTGTGAATAACATCACAAAGAACCTCTGCGTTCGCCGACTACAGTCAGTGGTCATGGGGATTTGATTGCCCACCCTAGTATGGAGAGTCGCCTCGggatgggcaaatacttaTGACCTCATACTGTAGCTCTTGTGTTGTTTCCCTTGAATTTCCGGCATGTGCTGTTTGTGTTGCAATTTCGCACTGCGACAGAGCCTAACGTCCAGTAAATCATGAACAATGTGCCATGCATCTTGTTGGCATCCGACTATTCTCAACCAATATGTTCCACAACGTAGATACTAAACATCTCGCTCCAAGTATAGGCTGCCAGCCCTGGACCTCCTTCAAAAATTGACGTGCACCGCTTTCCTCGGCCATGCGGTAAAATGATTCTGCTGATATTTGACGTTTCGTCCGTTTTATGGCTATTATTTGCTGCATAAATGCAAGGAGTAACCCGCCTCGGCACACCAAACTCCCAAACAAAGTTTCTTCACTCGTATCTTTCCATCTATAACAAAGCAGTCCCCTTTGCACACATCAGATAATAACTTTTTGTCGCGGTCGAGCTGTAGGGTAGCATCACGCGTCTGGAGCCTCCACCTTCACAACATCACAATTGCTTcactacctacctaggtaggtatttATCCACGTTAATTGTTACTAAGATATCTCCAGTCACAAGTTGCGTCGCCTGCAAGGCTCATCACAAAATTTGCCCCGCGTCTGCATGTGCAAAAAAGCAGGGCCAACAGCTGCAGCCCCCAATTAGGCACTGAAACAGGCTGACCAACAGGGAGGGTTGCAACCAAACTTAATTGGAGGCCAGCCTGTTGTGTAACTTGGTCCAGGCGACCAATCTCGGCGGCCGCTTCCAAGCCTCACAACGTCAGTCCTGGATATATAATGGCATCACGACCTCGACTTCGTGggaagaaaaggcaaaaagaaaaacataCAACAGCCGGTgttcgctggtcgtcaccgacccaactactaatcTGCCCCTTACCAGCTTGACGCTCGGAGAGCAAACGGGATCCAGTATTTTCTGGTAGGTATGGTCGTATGTGAAAGGTGTACGTCTAATTTGGATTATAGGCCACAAATTTGGAAAACATCGaggcaaaaaagaaaacatacAACAGCCGGTgttcgctggtcgtcaccgacccaactactaatcTGCCCCTTACCAGCTTGACGCTCGGAGAGCAAACGGGATCCAGTACTTTCTGGTAGGTATGGTCGTATGTGAGAATCTGTGTAACTAGTTCAGGTTATATGTAACCGCTGAGAGCGAAAACGCGACCAATACGTGGAGATTTCCGGTCAATGCTTGGTATTCCGGCGGTCAGACCCACGATGCCATCGCTCAGCGGAAACGACGCTCTTTGGAAGGCATCAGAACAACGGACACGCTTTCCAAGCCGTTATAGTTTTTTTCCCCATGAAGAGTCACACGATCGCGGGCCGAATTGTTGTCACCGCGCGTTGACCGATAAACAAAATGCCGAGAAGTGTGGATATTGGAGACGAGACCGGGATCTGTCAGTATGAGGTACCTACGCTGACTTGAGATTTCTCCCCTGTTCCATCGTGGCCGAGTTCAGGTAATGGTTCAGCAGCCGACTATGCctgagaagcagaaaatgAACTCTGAGCCACATATGCTATCAAATTTGTCATCTACGCCTCAATCTGTAGTGCTTCAGTGCCTCAAGGAAGTTTGTATGACTGCCTATGGAGGACGCCTCTAGTCCCTCGTATCTAGACTGTAACAAGGCCGTTAAGCTCATAGTTCTGTTGGGAGCCTTGCAATGCCAGAAAAGAAGGTGATCCAATGTCATGCGCCGCCGCCTACAAGTATTCTACTCTGTTGAAGACCGAGCCTCTCAAGCCATCTGCCTTTAGTGCCGCCCTTCCGGGATTCGTGTTGCCTGCCGTGGCTCTACGGAAGCTCAAACAGCGCCATTGACCACGAGCGAGCGACAGGTACATCTTCATTATCACAGCTGTATGATGAGCAAGTAACACAAGTGGTCGATCTGGCCGGGAGACTTCAGTCAGGGTTGAACGAGAGCTTACTTTCCTTGACCAGTGGTCGATCGAGCAAACAACATTCCTGATAGGTCTGGTGCTTTATGAACATATCGTAAGAGAGTTTACCGTAGATTTAGGGATGAAGGGACTCAGTTGGCACATACAAGGTAGTGTTGACAGATTTGATAGAGACTGAGAGCCCGAGGGCATATGAATGATGATCCTGGTCGGACACTCAGTGGATTCCCAGTCAACATGCCTCATCTTTCCTGTCACTGAGTTGACCACCTTTTGTCACATACAGCCTAAGGTGTTGACGCACTCAGAATTGTGAGAATACCTGACACACTGCAGCTCTCTACCAAGACGCAGAAGAgctcttccatcatcaattgACAAAACCAGGCTCCTAAGCA
This window contains:
- a CDS encoding TFIIH basal transcription factor complex p47 subunit (similar to Metarhizium acridum CQMa 102 XP_007808354.1): MADSDGEFVADDMSDDELVDHQVTDDEGPSSRSKPSRSKRKKKNGEQAWEKSKRSWELNLPEEDQDGMLNLSLLEAEKRRRLMRDTTPLQRGIIRHMILVLDMSFAMTEKDLLPTRYRLTISYALAFVKEYFEQNPISQLGILGMRDGVAVRISDLSGNPADHIERLKAVEGQDPQGNPSLQNALEMCRGALFHAPSHGTREVLIIYGALLSSDPGDIHETIANLITDKIRVSIVGLSAQVAICADLCSKTNAGDDSQYNVAMDEVHFRDLFLASTTPPVKRVLLMLVSISRAAKEQGRWG
- a CDS encoding chitin synthase export chaperone (similar to Metarhizium robertsii ARSEF 23 XP_007821051.1); translated protein: MGSTDFGNFDDFCKDSTLPVCNVSQIRNIPGNLMSYHYWRLLSRGAIPLISITLQLFSGPRHDQNGPWGGCQLKGIPLSNGRHLANLGSIILCGAAIATSLVLLLRSERKRAAVGRREMQLFLAGYILISICEIFSVGGFPLNSTARVVFSAIHIGMIIATTWILMLNAIIGYQLIDDGTPLSMGLLILSAGVLFVGTGYIALDTGLKWTGYWDSSYDLPNRNIALYVLYQLVPLIFLVAFFVLETILVLRILGEIRPMIYLAAAAVLFAIGQVFNYAISKYICDGTSGKIDGALFETLFTLLSVVAVWIFWSSITEDDWPMQPSGQYD
- a CDS encoding 4-hydroxyphenylpyruvate dioxygenase (similar to Neosartorya fischeri NRRL 181 XP_001260052.1), with the translated sequence MAPSAVSPQQRPVDSGAVQPPSGGNFTGYDHVTWWVGNAKQAAAYYVNLFGFKHIAYRGLETGSRYFASYVVANNDVRFVFTSPLRSAVHLPADEAISPEDKKLLDEMYAHLERHGDAVKDVAFEVDNVEGVYHKAVKEGAVAVQGPTQFQDEEHGSVTTAVICTYGDTTHTLINRGSYTGPFLPGFREGKKSTASVSLPDVKLARIDHCVGNQDWNEMVSACAFYEQCLSFHRFWSVDDKQICTEFSALSSIVMASPNNLVKMPINEPAAGKKKSQIEEYVIFNSGAGVQHIALLTPSIIDAVTALRARGVEFINVPQTYYDTMRQRLKTEKRNWELKEDLDTIQRLNILIDYDEGGYLLQLFTKPLMDRPTVFIEIIQRNEFEGFGAGNFKSLFEAIEREQAERGNL